From Micromonospora auratinigra:
TCGGGCCGGAGCTGGACCCGGAGCCGCTGCTGGAGATGGTCGGGCTCGGCGGCGCCGACCGCGCCGGGCCGGCGCCCCGGGTCGCCGGCTGCGGGCTGGAGTTCCCCTACCTGCCGGTCCGTCCGGACGCGGTGGCCCGCGCCCGGATGAACGCGGCGACGGCGGAGCGGTACGGGGTGGAGCACGTCAGCGTCTTCTCCTGGGACGCCGACTCGCAAACCGCGCACGCCCGGGTCTTCGTGCCGGGGCTCGGTGTGCCCGAGGACCCGGCGACCGGCTCGGCCGCGCTCGGGCTCGGTGTATGGCTGGTCGCCAGTGGCCTGCTGCCCGGCGAGGGCCGGTCCGCGTACACGGTCCGCCAGGGCGTCGAGATCCACCGTCCGTCCTGGCTGACCTGCACGGTGACCGCCGCCGGCGGGGTGGCCGTCGGCGCCACGGTCAGCGGCGAGGTGGTGCCGGTGGCCCGCGGCGAGATCAGCGTCCCGCCGTTCGTGGGGTGACGGCGTGCCTCGCCGGGTTGGCTCGCCCCGGTCCGGATCCGCTACGAACGTGATGACGTGAACGGATCGGCCGGAGCTGAGTCGTTGACATCATCAAGTTCGTAGCCGGCGCGGGTTCTGGTGCCGCCCGGTCGCGGTAGCGTACGGCTGGTGGTGCGGTCGGTCCGGACCATGCCGTACGAGAGGATGGCGGAGTGAGTGACGAGGGGCGTGAGCAGGTCACCACACCCCTGGTCGACGAGGCGGTGAAGAAGGCGGCCGTGGCGTGGGTGAGCGTCGGCGGCGGCCCCGCGTACGCGCTCTGGTGCCTGCCGCTCGACGGTGCGCTGCTGGTGGTCAGCGGGCCCGGTGAGCAGTCCGCCCCCGGCCTGGCCGACGCGGACGCCGCCGAGGTGACGCTGCGCGGCGACCACGGCGGCCGGATCGTCACCTGGCCGGCCCGGGTGACCCGGCTGCGCCCGGGCACCGAGGAGTGGGCGACCGCCGCGCCGCTGGTCGCCGCGAAGCGGCTCAACGCCGCCGGCCCCGCCGCCGAACTGGTGGCCCGCTGGGCCGACGCGGACTGCGCGGTCAACCGGCTGGCCCCCGCCGGCCGGCAGGTCGCCGGTGCCGACCTACCGGCCGACGCGCTGGCCGAGCCGCCCCGCGAGGCCCCGGTGGTGCGGGCCACCCGCAAGCCGTTCCGGCTGCACAAGGTCCGCCGCCGCTGAACCCGGCGGCCCCGGTCAACCGACCCCGGCAGGCAGCGGGTCGACCAGGTCGAGGACCTCGGCGAGCGAGGTCAGGACCGGGCCGTGCCAGGAGCGGTCGGCGTTGAAGACCATGTGGTCGGCCAGGTCGGGCGCGGCCAGCCGGACCGCCGTCAGCCCGGCCCGCTCCGCGCCGGTCAGCTCCTGGCTGCCGCCGTCGCCGACGTAGAGGCAGTCGGCCGGGGCCAGCCCGAGACGGTGGCAGGCGGCCAGGTAGAGCGCCGGGTCGGGCTTGCAGGAGCCGACCTGCACGGAGAAGACCCGGACGTCGAGCAGCGGCGCGACGGCCAGCTGGGGCAGGAAGGCCGGCAACTCGTGCGTGCAGTCGCTGACCAGCCCGGTGCGTACGCCCCGGTGGCGCAGCGCGGCCAGCAGCGGCACCGCCTCGTCCCGCAGCCGGGTGTCGGCGCGTACCGCCCGGTGGCGGGAGGCGACGGCGGCGCGGACCGCCGCGTCGGAGGGGCGTACGCCGGCCTGCCGGCAGACCCAGCGCAGGGTCGCCTCCGCGTCGCCCAGCCGGCCGGTGGCCCGCTCGTAGTAGGTGCGGTCGAGCACCTCGGTGAGCGTGGCGGGCGGGCAGCCGAGCAGGTCGGCGGTGGCCCGGTGCGCGGCACCGCGCTGGACGCAGCGGGTCAGGGTGCCGAAGAAGTCGAAGAGCACGGCCTGGTGCCTGGGCATGGGGGAGCGCTCCGGACGTCGAGGGGAGGAGTCGCCGGGACGCGCATGATCGTAACGGAGTGCTGACGTTCGGTGCGGTCCGGTGCCGTGTGAGGATTGCTCTCCGTGTCCTCCGCTCCGCACCGCCCACCGC
This genomic window contains:
- a CDS encoding PhzF family phenazine biosynthesis protein, with translation MSTLAYEIVDVFTDRPFAGNPLAVVFGAEGLATEQMQALALEFNLSETVFVLPPTQVGATYRARIFTPAAELPFAGHPSVGAAVTAGRRGLFDVGRVTQECGAGVLPIEVRATGATLTGGTPTLGPELDPEPLLEMVGLGGADRAGPAPRVAGCGLEFPYLPVRPDAVARARMNAATAERYGVEHVSVFSWDADSQTAHARVFVPGLGVPEDPATGSAALGLGVWLVASGLLPGEGRSAYTVRQGVEIHRPSWLTCTVTAAGGVAVGATVSGEVVPVARGEISVPPFVG
- a CDS encoding HAD family hydrolase; amino-acid sequence: MPRHQAVLFDFFGTLTRCVQRGAAHRATADLLGCPPATLTEVLDRTYYERATGRLGDAEATLRWVCRQAGVRPSDAAVRAAVASRHRAVRADTRLRDEAVPLLAALRHRGVRTGLVSDCTHELPAFLPQLAVAPLLDVRVFSVQVGSCKPDPALYLAACHRLGLAPADCLYVGDGGSQELTGAERAGLTAVRLAAPDLADHMVFNADRSWHGPVLTSLAEVLDLVDPLPAGVG